One genomic region from Rhizomicrobium palustre encodes:
- the tsaE gene encoding tRNA (adenosine(37)-N6)-threonylcarbamoyltransferase complex ATPase subunit type 1 TsaE yields the protein MKDDSERFRHSIALESLEDTAHLGALIARALKKGNTLALRGDLGAGKTALARSILQALGVTGPIASPTFTLVQAYETARLPIRHFDLYRIEDPSELEELGLDEALSEGAALIEWPDRAEMPEDAINLTLTITGAQSRQAEIDAPAAWAAIFAGKDF from the coding sequence ATGAAAGACGATTCGGAACGTTTCCGGCATTCTATCGCGCTTGAGAGCCTCGAAGATACCGCTCATCTGGGCGCGTTAATTGCGCGCGCACTGAAAAAAGGGAATACCCTGGCACTGCGCGGCGATCTTGGCGCGGGCAAAACCGCGCTGGCCCGCTCCATTCTGCAAGCCTTGGGTGTGACTGGCCCCATCGCCAGCCCGACCTTTACCCTGGTGCAAGCCTATGAGACGGCGCGCCTGCCTATTCGCCATTTCGACCTCTATCGCATCGAAGACCCGAGCGAACTCGAAGAACTCGGCCTGGATGAGGCCCTGAGCGAAGGTGCCGCCTTGATCGAATGGCCCGACCGGGCCGAGATGCCTGAGGACGCGATTAACCTCACTTTGACCATAACAGGCGCCCAATCGCGGCAGGCAGAGATCGACGCCCCTGCCGCCTGGGCCGCAATTTTCGCCGGCAAGGATTTCTGA